A stretch of the Thalassotalea euphylliae genome encodes the following:
- a CDS encoding choice-of-anchor I family protein yields the protein MHNKQKLNLKASLLSTALLLALTGCDGDDGATGANGPQGAQGPGGQDGTNGQDAPTRISTKLVARGVLNAESPEGAAEIVQYHQASGMIYAINSSGDTATVELLDLNGADPAALTADAEGVINNTNLTIATTLSLSENTPGDANSISISQSLNLLAVAMAADEVDKNGYIAFYDISGAAPSFVKNVEVGVLPDMVTFIPDGSKVVVANEGEPSGDYTTDPEGSISIINIADGVVSDTSVSLTFTSFNSQQAMLESQGMMFPNPSGRTINGQLINTTVAMDLEPEYVAVSNDSKTAFVSLQENNGLVIVDLDAMEISGITGLGFKDWSQLLLDASDKDGGVNFKQYNNLYGMYQPDTIASFEWNGATFVVTANEGDGREYFFDVADEAACSAAGGLDYDEDDGCLSYTDESRAEDLSLDANAFADINNDDNDLGRLKVSIERGDTDNDGDFEQLFTYGARSFSIWDAQGNLVFDSGDDMERITAAIYGPAFNNEEDENEGDTRSDAKGPEPEALAVGKVGDRTLAFIGLERMGGVMVYDVTNPFNVTFVDYFNNRGVIEGADITGDLAPEGMAFIPATDSAPAKLIVGHEISGSVSVWEITEQ from the coding sequence ATGCATAACAAACAGAAACTTAATCTAAAAGCTTCGCTACTTAGCACAGCACTATTATTAGCACTAACTGGCTGTGACGGCGACGACGGTGCAACAGGCGCAAATGGTCCGCAAGGTGCTCAAGGCCCTGGAGGTCAAGATGGTACAAATGGCCAAGATGCGCCAACACGCATAAGCACAAAGCTAGTGGCTCGCGGCGTTCTTAACGCTGAATCACCAGAGGGAGCCGCTGAAATCGTTCAATATCATCAGGCAAGCGGCATGATTTACGCCATTAATAGCTCTGGCGATACCGCAACTGTTGAACTCCTCGATTTAAATGGTGCTGATCCAGCTGCATTAACAGCTGATGCTGAAGGTGTTATCAACAATACCAATTTGACCATCGCCACGACATTATCGTTATCAGAAAATACCCCAGGTGATGCCAACAGCATCAGCATTTCACAATCATTAAATCTACTCGCTGTTGCCATGGCAGCAGACGAAGTGGACAAAAACGGTTACATTGCATTTTACGATATTAGCGGCGCTGCACCGAGCTTTGTTAAAAATGTCGAAGTCGGCGTACTACCTGATATGGTGACTTTTATTCCTGATGGCAGCAAAGTCGTTGTCGCCAATGAGGGTGAACCAAGTGGCGATTACACCACCGATCCTGAAGGTTCAATTTCAATCATCAATATTGCTGATGGCGTTGTTAGCGACACTTCAGTTTCACTAACATTTACAAGTTTTAATAGCCAGCAAGCCATGCTGGAAAGCCAAGGGATGATGTTCCCTAACCCAAGTGGCCGCACTATCAATGGTCAACTGATTAACACCACAGTGGCGATGGATTTAGAGCCAGAATACGTTGCCGTGAGCAATGACTCGAAAACCGCCTTTGTTAGCTTGCAAGAAAACAATGGCCTTGTCATTGTCGATTTAGACGCCATGGAAATTAGTGGTATTACCGGCCTAGGTTTTAAAGACTGGAGCCAGTTATTGCTTGATGCCTCTGACAAAGATGGCGGCGTCAACTTTAAACAGTACAACAATCTATACGGCATGTACCAACCAGACACTATCGCCAGTTTCGAGTGGAACGGCGCAACATTTGTCGTTACCGCTAATGAAGGTGATGGCCGTGAATATTTCTTTGATGTTGCCGACGAAGCTGCTTGCAGTGCCGCAGGTGGCCTAGATTACGACGAGGATGATGGCTGTTTAAGCTATACCGATGAATCACGCGCTGAAGACTTAAGCTTGGATGCCAACGCGTTTGCTGACATCAATAATGACGATAACGATTTAGGACGTTTAAAAGTCAGTATCGAGCGCGGAGATACCGACAATGATGGTGACTTTGAGCAGTTATTTACCTATGGCGCTCGTTCATTTTCAATTTGGGATGCACAAGGTAATTTGGTATTCGACTCGGGTGACGACATGGAGCGCATTACTGCCGCTATTTATGGTCCAGCCTTTAACAATGAAGAAGATGAAAACGAAGGTGACACGCGCTCTGATGCGAAAGGCCCTGAGCCGGAAGCATTAGCCGTTGGTAAAGTGGGTGACCGCACCCTTGCATTTATCGGTTTAGAGCGCATGGGCGGCGTTATGGTTTACGATGTTACCAACCCATTTAATGTGACTTTTGTTGATTACTTCAACAATCGAGGTGTCATAGAAGGGGCAGATATTACCGGAGAT